From Weissella diestrammenae, a single genomic window includes:
- the rpsD gene encoding 30S ribosomal protein S4, whose protein sequence is MSRYTGPKYRISRRLGVSLSGTGKEIARRNYAPGDHGAGRRAKLSDFGTQLREKQKVRFTYGLTERQFHNLFNKAGKIRKGLHGTNFLILLETRLDNIVYRLGLASTRQQARQLVNHGHILVDGKRVDIPSYEVKVGQEISVREKSQKNVYILASVESQFGHLPFVDFDKDALKGTLTRLPEREELDGDFNEALIVEYYNKLG, encoded by the coding sequence ATGTCACGTTATACTGGTCCTAAGTACCGTATCTCACGTCGTTTGGGTGTTTCTTTGTCAGGAACTGGTAAAGAAATTGCTCGTCGTAACTATGCACCTGGAGATCACGGTGCCGGACGCCGCGCAAAGCTTTCTGATTTCGGAACACAATTGCGTGAAAAGCAAAAGGTTCGTTTCACTTATGGTTTGACTGAACGTCAATTCCACAACTTGTTCAATAAGGCTGGTAAGATTCGCAAGGGTCTTCACGGTACTAACTTCTTGATCTTGTTGGAGACACGTTTGGATAACATTGTTTACCGTTTGGGATTGGCATCAACTCGCCAACAAGCCCGTCAATTGGTAAACCATGGTCACATCTTGGTTGATGGTAAGCGTGTTGATATTCCATCATACGAAGTTAAAGTGGGACAAGAAATCTCAGTTCGTGAAAAGTCACAAAAGAACGTTTACATCTTGGCATCTGTTGAATCACAATTCGGACATTTGCCATTCGTAGACTTTGACAAAGATGCTCTTAAGGGAACTTTGACTCGTTTGCCTGAACGCGAAGAGTTAGATGGTGACTTTAACGAAGCGCTAATCGTTGAATACTACAACAAGTTGGGTTAA
- a CDS encoding ATP-binding cassette domain-containing protein — MLKINQITKNMRGQVLFTTDKLTANKGDVIGVVGDNGVGKSTLLSMLTGDDTDYTGQITASSQPFLVPQIFDVTTAQRQSGGEIEIQALRQALDRNPPVLLLDEPTANLDVAHQDWLINRLKRYRGILIIVSHDEYLLEALVNWVWALKDNKLQAYHMDYVRYRATVEQIEVTEQQQYRAARQQAKKLHDEAQKLVQRGNRVKRQNNTLKGDTVQAQLTSNAKILNKESNRLAEIEKPQQKQTLKLQHQANVRSTQVLVNVVGIPVKSADDKILVDEVTLKVQGRDKYIIHGENGIGKSTLLQMLVKQANQHVMTKVGYFSQQLDQLENQATVIDNVLQDSNESEQIARDFLGAMGIRGEMYHQNVASLSGGERVRVSLVRTLLSGANLLILDEPTNYLDISALQALQVFLQQFTGAVILVSHHRQFTQALAWRKYVIDNQALKPI; from the coding sequence ATGTTGAAAATAAATCAAATTACAAAAAATATGCGCGGTCAAGTGTTATTTACAACGGATAAATTGACGGCAAATAAAGGGGATGTCATCGGGGTTGTCGGTGATAATGGGGTCGGGAAAAGTACGTTGTTGAGCATGCTGACAGGTGATGATACCGATTATACAGGTCAAATTACAGCTTCAAGTCAACCGTTCTTAGTACCGCAAATCTTTGATGTGACTACAGCCCAGCGTCAGAGTGGCGGTGAGATTGAAATTCAGGCGTTACGTCAGGCACTTGATCGGAATCCGCCGGTTTTGTTGCTTGATGAGCCAACGGCTAACCTGGATGTTGCGCATCAAGATTGGCTGATTAATCGTTTAAAACGTTATCGAGGCATTTTAATCATCGTTTCACACGATGAATATTTGTTGGAAGCATTGGTTAATTGGGTGTGGGCTTTAAAAGATAACAAGCTCCAAGCATATCATATGGATTATGTGCGTTATCGTGCGACCGTTGAGCAAATTGAGGTTACTGAGCAACAACAATATCGAGCCGCACGCCAACAAGCCAAGAAGTTACACGATGAAGCGCAGAAACTAGTACAACGCGGCAATCGCGTGAAACGCCAAAATAATACCTTAAAAGGTGATACGGTTCAGGCCCAATTAACGAGTAACGCAAAGATATTGAATAAGGAATCTAATCGGTTGGCTGAAATTGAAAAACCGCAGCAAAAACAAACTTTAAAGTTACAACATCAAGCCAACGTGCGTTCAACCCAAGTATTAGTGAATGTCGTAGGAATACCGGTCAAAAGCGCAGATGATAAAATTTTAGTTGATGAAGTGACTTTAAAGGTTCAAGGACGGGATAAATATATTATTCATGGCGAAAATGGAATTGGGAAAAGTACATTGTTACAAATGCTGGTCAAACAAGCTAATCAGCATGTTATGACTAAGGTGGGGTATTTTTCTCAGCAATTGGATCAACTAGAGAATCAAGCGACGGTCATTGACAATGTCTTGCAGGACTCAAATGAATCTGAACAAATTGCACGTGACTTTCTTGGTGCTATGGGTATTCGTGGGGAAATGTATCATCAAAATGTAGCATCATTGTCAGGTGGTGAACGTGTACGGGTCAGTTTGGTGAGAACATTATTATCCGGGGCTAACCTATTAATTTTAGATGAGCCAACGAATTATTTAGATATTTCAGCCCTGCAAGCTCTGCAAGTGTTTTTACAACAATTTACGGGTGCAGTTATTTTAGTGTCACATCATCGTCAATTTACACAAGCATTAGCATGGCGGAAGTATGTGATTGATAATCAAGCACTGAAACCAATTTGA
- a CDS encoding lipase family protein, with the protein MLLTQFLNQHKGKLGFATLLVTSGIAIGCFKTESSQPLKLVASDNKTIITHLNASDVQQYHKPLNSKSFVMPDHSEKLTSTFDLKKTFNSSSYTFDLSLAQTLSIADLNSYGSGLSDVTGDGTAENTLQTMGFKDVIGYNYNVASQAQKDSWSTTAYAIGHKDMGLYDAYAVIVRGTPDDDEWIGDWDIRSNQPDTQTIHQGMNKAAEDVEGQLKAYAKNHQQHGGLLTSDSTTLNTKTKIIISGHSRGASVTDILATSLGKQGLDKNNIYAYAFSPARTMTSTALKNNDFNYIWNIIAPADFIPTLGLDQLGLKISGNQVFLPNADDQRVKQALVSYQKTLPKTNSERAFLTSYVKNDRSNLLGNAAASQSFGQYMNTNSKSLLKPLSQSTVDQNFYQTFKPLLTEYLVNTNEPTKNSNDAIRFFNFAMSFMMYHKLNGTLDNGQLETQTPGITKAFNDYIDEKKNVNERHYAAYLGVCDDPNFTNQFGKFDINQHIMQTYQALLAVLK; encoded by the coding sequence ATGTTACTGACACAGTTTTTGAACCAGCATAAAGGCAAGCTCGGATTCGCAACACTCTTAGTTACGAGCGGCATCGCAATTGGCTGCTTCAAAACGGAGTCTTCACAACCGTTAAAGCTTGTCGCATCGGACAATAAAACGATTATTACACATTTAAACGCAAGCGATGTCCAGCAGTATCATAAACCACTCAATAGCAAATCGTTTGTCATGCCTGACCATTCAGAAAAACTGACCAGCACATTTGACTTAAAAAAGACTTTCAACAGTAGTTCGTATACCTTTGATTTATCACTAGCCCAAACCTTGTCAATCGCTGATTTAAATTCATATGGATCCGGACTATCTGATGTGACTGGTGACGGTACAGCTGAGAATACCCTACAAACAATGGGTTTCAAAGATGTCATCGGTTACAACTACAATGTCGCTAGTCAAGCGCAAAAAGATAGTTGGTCGACAACCGCCTATGCCATTGGTCACAAGGACATGGGGTTATATGATGCATACGCTGTCATTGTCCGAGGAACACCCGATGACGATGAATGGATTGGTGATTGGGATATTCGGTCAAATCAACCAGACACACAAACCATTCATCAAGGGATGAATAAGGCAGCCGAAGATGTTGAAGGACAATTAAAGGCATATGCTAAAAATCATCAGCAACATGGTGGACTATTGACTAGTGACTCAACCACACTCAACACAAAAACAAAAATCATCATTTCAGGACACTCACGCGGAGCGTCCGTCACCGATATTTTAGCGACAAGTCTAGGCAAACAAGGCTTAGATAAAAATAACATCTACGCCTATGCTTTCTCGCCTGCCCGAACAATGACTTCAACCGCCCTCAAAAACAATGACTTCAATTACATTTGGAACATCATTGCGCCGGCTGATTTCATTCCCACATTAGGCCTAGATCAATTGGGCCTAAAAATTTCTGGTAACCAAGTCTTTTTACCTAACGCTGACGATCAACGTGTAAAGCAAGCATTAGTCAGTTATCAAAAAACCTTACCTAAAACAAATAGCGAACGTGCCTTTTTAACATCATATGTTAAAAATGATCGTAGTAACCTTTTGGGTAATGCAGCCGCTAGTCAAAGCTTTGGTCAATATATGAACACCAATTCAAAATCATTGCTAAAGCCATTAAGCCAATCAACCGTTGACCAAAACTTCTATCAAACTTTCAAGCCACTCTTGACCGAATACCTAGTCAACACTAATGAGCCAACTAAAAATTCAAATGATGCCATTCGATTCTTCAATTTTGCGATGTCATTTATGATGTATCACAAGTTAAACGGCACCCTTGATAACGGTCAATTAGAAACCCAAACGCCGGGGATTACGAAAGCATTTAATGACTATATTGACGAAAAAAAGAATGTTAACGAACGCCATTATGCTGCCTATTTAGGCGTCTGTGACGATCCTAATTTTACAAATCAATTTGGTAAATTCGATATTAATCAACACATTATGCAAACCTACCAAGCCTTGCTTGCAGTACTGAAGTAG
- a CDS encoding GntR family transcriptional regulator, giving the protein MVAPIYIQIHDEIKEAIDAGRWVAGERIPSERELSEQFDVSRMTLRQAVMLLVDEGYLERRVGSGTYVATARVQENLDRTSSFTEMMAAAGKIASSQVISYKIGQPTPQEVDELQIDVTTSVLRMERVRSGDGEPIAFEVAVVPAHLVKGLPEETVTASLYHALTDQGLIVGQAKRILTAGLVQETVAPLLAMKVGEPVLVLTQLTLDSLAHPFEFVRTQYVASRFEFQL; this is encoded by the coding sequence ATGGTGGCACCAATTTACATTCAAATTCATGATGAAATCAAGGAGGCTATTGACGCTGGCCGTTGGGTGGCCGGTGAACGCATTCCGTCAGAGCGTGAATTATCAGAACAGTTTGATGTGTCTCGTATGACATTACGACAGGCTGTGATGTTATTGGTAGATGAAGGTTATTTAGAGCGCCGGGTGGGCTCGGGCACTTATGTTGCGACTGCGCGCGTGCAAGAAAATCTTGATCGGACATCGTCTTTTACAGAAATGATGGCTGCAGCAGGGAAAATCGCTAGTTCACAAGTGATTTCATACAAAATTGGGCAACCAACGCCTCAAGAGGTCGATGAACTACAAATTGATGTTACGACTAGTGTGTTACGGATGGAACGTGTGCGTTCTGGTGACGGTGAACCCATTGCTTTTGAAGTTGCTGTGGTTCCAGCCCATTTAGTAAAAGGATTACCTGAGGAAACTGTTACTGCGTCACTTTATCACGCATTGACAGATCAGGGATTAATTGTCGGGCAGGCGAAACGCATTCTGACGGCAGGTTTGGTACAAGAAACGGTGGCACCATTGCTGGCAATGAAAGTTGGCGAACCGGTGTTAGTTTTAACACAGCTGACCTTGGATAGTCTGGCACATCCTTTTGAATTTGTGCGAACACAATATGTTGCCAGTCGTTTTGAGTTTCAACTATAA
- the hpt gene encoding hypoxanthine phosphoribosyltransferase, which produces MEMKLGRTVVSESEIKAMVPRVANEIKQACGDDLKDVLFVGIMKGAYIWMADLLREIGADVQMDYIHVSSYANEQSTGVVTVVKDIQQDVNDRIVILLDEVIDTGLTLQYLKKELLARGARKVLLAVATDKREQIAADDIHADFVGIRVPNEFLVGYGMDYNNHYRNLGYIAVLE; this is translated from the coding sequence ATGGAAATGAAATTAGGTCGAACTGTTGTGTCCGAATCAGAAATTAAAGCCATGGTGCCCAGAGTCGCTAACGAAATAAAACAGGCTTGTGGCGATGATTTAAAAGATGTTTTATTTGTCGGTATCATGAAGGGGGCATATATTTGGATGGCCGATTTGTTACGTGAAATTGGTGCTGATGTCCAAATGGATTATATTCATGTTTCGAGTTATGCCAACGAACAATCAACGGGTGTGGTTACGGTGGTCAAAGATATTCAACAGGATGTGAATGATCGGATTGTGATTTTGTTGGATGAAGTGATTGATACCGGCTTAACGTTGCAGTATCTTAAAAAAGAATTGTTAGCGCGGGGCGCACGAAAGGTGCTCTTGGCAGTTGCAACTGATAAGCGTGAGCAAATTGCAGCTGATGATATCCATGCTGATTTTGTTGGTATTCGTGTACCCAATGAATTTCTAGTTGGTTATGGCATGGATTATAATAATCATTATCGAAATTTAGGTTATATTGCAGTCTTAGAATAA
- a CDS encoding helix-turn-helix domain-containing protein, which yields MNNLKTIRDFFNLSLTQVSETIQMPKATLIAFEDGTKVPDTDDWQRLAIFYADHFQVSAVQDHVMPIHFRLSVDYLMNIGLTINDLMAFKWYFENTRSELGDFSITLNDVNDGHVERRTTVLADVIEQFAGYLLLNNDGTMNQFIDENNDNHVSDWRLVLYKKDNLIIDVTDQLLYFDYLVNYSIM from the coding sequence ATGAATAATTTAAAGACAATTCGCGATTTTTTTAATCTATCATTAACTCAAGTGAGTGAAACCATTCAGATGCCTAAAGCAACGTTAATAGCGTTTGAGGATGGCACCAAGGTACCAGATACTGATGATTGGCAACGCTTGGCCATTTTTTATGCTGATCATTTTCAAGTGTCGGCAGTACAAGATCATGTGATGCCAATTCATTTTCGATTAAGCGTTGACTATCTGATGAACATTGGCTTAACAATCAATGATTTGATGGCATTTAAATGGTATTTTGAAAATACGCGATCAGAATTGGGCGATTTTTCAATCACATTAAATGATGTTAACGATGGGCATGTTGAACGCCGTACAACAGTATTGGCAGATGTGATTGAACAGTTTGCTGGGTATCTTTTACTTAATAACGACGGCACCATGAATCAATTTATTGATGAAAACAATGATAACCACGTGTCAGACTGGCGATTGGTGTTGTATAAAAAAGATAATTTAATCATTGATGTCACGGACCAATTACTTTACTTTGACTATTTAGTTAATTACTCAATTATGTAA
- a CDS encoding adenylosuccinate synthase: MAGIVVVGSQWGDEGKGKITNFIARDADMVVRYQGGNNAGHTIYVNGEKFELSSIPSGIFDPKKLAVIGNGSVVNPKALLEELASIHVKGVTTDNLRISDRAHVIFPYHILIDKLADLKKGDGKIGTTGRGIGPAYMDKAARTGIRVVDLLDEDVLRERLTTVLAEKNELLEKIYNHEALAVEPLVQEFYAYGQQLAPYVADTAVLANEYLEQGKRVLFEGAQGALLDIDHGTYPYVTSSSPVGGGATIGAGIGPTKIQRVVGVMKAYTSRVGDGPFPTELFDEVGQRIREVAHEYGVVTGRPRRIGWLDTVIMRHSARIGGFTHLALNSLDVLSGLKTVKIAVAYELDGETLTHYPASLGDIRRAKPVYEELPGWEEDITEIKQRADLPINAQKYLQRVEELVGVPLYTFAVGPSNEQTNVLFDIWKDAEA; encoded by the coding sequence ATGGCAGGGATTGTGGTAGTAGGGAGTCAATGGGGTGATGAAGGTAAGGGTAAGATTACTAATTTCATTGCTCGTGACGCCGATATGGTTGTGCGTTATCAAGGTGGTAATAATGCGGGTCATACGATTTATGTGAATGGTGAAAAATTTGAACTGTCTTCGATTCCTTCTGGAATTTTTGATCCAAAAAAATTAGCGGTCATCGGTAATGGTTCGGTTGTAAACCCTAAAGCGTTATTGGAAGAACTGGCGTCAATTCATGTTAAAGGTGTGACAACAGATAATTTGCGCATATCAGATCGTGCCCATGTTATTTTCCCATATCATATTTTGATTGATAAATTAGCTGATTTAAAAAAGGGTGATGGTAAAATTGGGACAACTGGTCGTGGTATTGGTCCAGCATATATGGATAAAGCAGCACGAACAGGAATTCGGGTTGTTGATCTACTTGATGAAGATGTATTGCGAGAACGCTTAACGACAGTTCTGGCTGAAAAAAATGAACTTTTGGAAAAAATATACAATCATGAGGCACTAGCTGTTGAGCCGCTTGTTCAAGAATTTTATGCATATGGACAACAACTAGCACCATATGTCGCCGATACAGCCGTCTTAGCCAATGAATATTTAGAGCAAGGTAAACGGGTGTTATTTGAAGGCGCGCAAGGTGCTTTGCTTGATATTGATCATGGGACGTATCCGTATGTGACATCTTCATCACCAGTTGGTGGTGGGGCAACGATTGGTGCGGGAATTGGACCAACTAAAATTCAACGCGTCGTTGGGGTGATGAAGGCATATACGTCACGTGTTGGCGATGGGCCCTTCCCAACTGAATTGTTTGATGAAGTGGGACAACGCATTCGCGAAGTAGCACATGAATATGGCGTAGTTACTGGTCGTCCACGACGAATTGGGTGGTTAGATACAGTGATTATGCGTCATTCAGCCCGTATTGGTGGTTTTACTCACCTCGCATTAAATTCATTAGACGTTCTGTCTGGGTTGAAGACAGTTAAGATTGCTGTTGCCTACGAATTGGACGGCGAGACATTAACCCATTATCCAGCGTCACTTGGCGATATTCGTCGGGCTAAGCCGGTATATGAGGAATTACCTGGTTGGGAAGAAGATATCACTGAAATCAAACAGCGTGCAGATTTGCCAATTAATGCGCAAAAGTATTTACAACGCGTCGAAGAATTAGTTGGTGTGCCATTGTATACATTCGCAGTGGGGCCATCAAACGAGCAAACGAATGTCTTGTTTGATATTTGGAAGGACGCAGAGGCTTAA
- a CDS encoding NCS2 family permease, with translation MAFIARYFHFDELKTTHRRELIAGITTFVSMAYILFVNPTVLGAAGMDKGAVFTATGVSAAVATIFMGLVAKYPIAIAPGLGVNAFFAYSVVIGMKIPWQTAMAGVLVAALIFLLLTFFRIREKIINLIPQDLKVAIAAGIGLFIAFIGLHDAGLIVANPSTMVSLGSLTSDKSLLAIFGIIVTFILMARKTPAAIFIGMILTATVGVLFGLIELPKQFISAAPSLAPTFGQSIKHLTDINTFQLATVVLTFLIVTFFDTAGTMIGLATQAGFMKNGEMPRAGKALMADAVGMTVGAVIGTSPTSAFVESSSGIAVGGRSGLTSVYTGLLFIFALLFSPLLSVVTPQVTAPALVVVGVLMAENLRDVNWQDFAIAAPAFLIVIGMPLTYSISDGIALGFILYPMTMIATKRGKDVPVMMYILAAIFLIFLFLVAH, from the coding sequence ATGGCGTTCATCGCACGTTACTTTCATTTCGATGAGTTGAAAACAACCCACCGGCGCGAACTTATTGCAGGTATCACGACCTTCGTATCCATGGCATACATCCTTTTCGTCAATCCAACGGTCCTTGGTGCCGCTGGCATGGATAAAGGTGCAGTGTTTACAGCAACTGGTGTTTCGGCAGCTGTCGCTACGATATTCATGGGCCTAGTTGCCAAATATCCAATTGCAATTGCGCCTGGTTTAGGCGTCAATGCATTCTTTGCTTATTCCGTTGTTATCGGAATGAAAATCCCATGGCAAACTGCTATGGCCGGTGTCCTAGTGGCCGCCTTAATTTTCCTTTTACTGACATTCTTTAGAATTCGCGAAAAAATTATCAACCTCATTCCTCAAGACCTAAAAGTGGCGATTGCAGCCGGAATTGGCCTATTTATTGCTTTTATCGGTTTACATGATGCAGGTTTGATTGTCGCAAATCCCTCAACAATGGTCTCACTTGGGTCATTAACCAGCGACAAGTCACTCCTTGCAATTTTTGGAATTATTGTGACATTCATTCTCATGGCACGTAAAACACCAGCTGCAATTTTCATTGGTATGATCTTAACTGCCACTGTTGGCGTTCTCTTCGGTCTCATTGAATTACCAAAGCAATTCATTTCTGCAGCCCCATCACTCGCACCAACTTTTGGTCAATCAATTAAACATTTGACCGACATAAATACATTCCAACTGGCGACAGTTGTATTGACATTTCTAATTGTGACTTTCTTTGATACCGCCGGAACAATGATTGGTTTGGCAACGCAAGCCGGCTTTATGAAAAATGGTGAAATGCCACGAGCAGGAAAGGCCTTAATGGCGGATGCCGTTGGTATGACTGTCGGTGCCGTGATCGGAACATCACCAACTTCCGCTTTCGTTGAATCTTCTTCTGGAATCGCAGTCGGTGGTCGTTCAGGATTAACTTCGGTTTATACCGGCCTGCTTTTCATCTTCGCATTACTCTTTTCACCATTGCTCTCGGTCGTAACACCACAAGTGACGGCACCAGCATTAGTCGTTGTCGGGGTCTTAATGGCTGAGAATTTGCGTGACGTGAATTGGCAAGATTTCGCCATTGCAGCACCCGCATTCTTGATCGTAATCGGTATGCCACTGACTTACTCAATTTCAGACGGTATTGCCCTTGGCTTTATTTTATATCCAATGACAATGATTGCTACCAAACGTGGTAAAGATGTCCCCGTTATGATGTACATTCTAGCGGCGATTTTCCTAATCTTCTTATTCTTAGTCGCGCACTAA
- the ispE gene encoding 4-(cytidine 5'-diphospho)-2-C-methyl-D-erythritol kinase — MEVLERAYAKLNISLDTPYLHADGLQEWDMLMVAVDLADTVTVRTTQAHTDIIVESTSGLLPSNERNLAYQAAQIMRQIADATDGIEIHIDKKIPIAAGLGGGSSDAAAVLRALNKIWQLELSEAQLATEGLKIDADVPFCVYSRPAKVTGRGEIVTPLHMKLPSIYFIIAKPSVSVSTPKLLRTVRYDQLEHGDMQALMHAVDEGDYETLARGMFNVLEPVTAKQFPEIIRIKEKMLQFGADAAQMSGTGPTVFGITTKASRAKHIYNALKGFVVETHTVGLAN, encoded by the coding sequence ATGGAAGTCTTAGAGCGGGCATATGCGAAATTGAACATTAGCCTCGACACGCCTTATCTGCATGCAGACGGCTTGCAAGAATGGGATATGTTGATGGTTGCGGTTGATTTAGCAGATACTGTGACGGTCAGAACGACACAGGCGCACACTGACATCATTGTTGAATCAACATCTGGTCTTTTACCCTCAAACGAACGCAATCTAGCCTATCAAGCGGCGCAAATTATGCGCCAAATTGCTGATGCAACGGATGGCATCGAAATTCATATTGATAAGAAAATTCCAATTGCAGCAGGATTGGGTGGCGGTTCATCGGATGCCGCGGCAGTTTTACGTGCTTTAAATAAAATTTGGCAACTTGAACTGAGTGAAGCCCAATTAGCGACGGAAGGCCTTAAAATAGATGCCGATGTCCCATTTTGTGTCTATTCACGGCCAGCTAAAGTAACTGGACGAGGCGAAATTGTGACGCCTTTGCATATGAAACTACCATCAATTTATTTTATTATTGCTAAACCTTCAGTGAGTGTTTCAACGCCCAAGTTGTTGCGGACAGTGCGGTATGATCAATTAGAGCATGGCGACATGCAAGCGTTGATGCACGCGGTTGATGAGGGTGACTATGAGACCTTAGCACGTGGTATGTTTAATGTGTTAGAACCAGTGACGGCTAAGCAGTTTCCTGAGATTATCCGTATTAAAGAGAAAATGCTGCAATTTGGGGCTGACGCGGCCCAAATGTCTGGCACCGGGCCGACTGTATTTGGTATCACCACGAAGGCAAGCCGTGCAAAGCATATTTATAATGCACTCAAAGGCTTCGTTGTTGAAACGCACACTGTTGGTCTAGCTAATTAG
- the nagA gene encoding N-acetylglucosamine-6-phosphate deacetylase, which translates to MSKVVINAKIYTGTGAQPVIEQGFIRFDKQIEAIGAMADYQALATDESVLDAQGANLVPGFIDVHTHGAYGFDTMDGDADEIVQMVRDEITEGITSVFPTTMTQSVPNIDQAMRAINQAAAEEPAIMGVHLEGPFINPHFKGAQPEKYIIAPSVEKVARWNELSGQRVRLITYAPERAENLSEFENYLKANNIIGSVGHSDATREFLQTHSKVKHVTHLYNAQRPMKHRDPGVTGHAMLDEDMYAEMIVDGFHIAPDMVKVAWRLKGAHRIDLITDSMRAKGIGEGISELGGQKVWVKDGQARLEDGTLAGSVLQFKHAFLNMMAFTGATVQETVQMASVNQAKEFGLTNKGTLEVGKDADFNLFDAALTNLEMTYSLGRQFKPSDAVIKN; encoded by the coding sequence ATGAGTAAAGTGGTGATTAACGCAAAGATTTACACAGGAACGGGTGCACAACCGGTCATTGAACAAGGGTTTATTCGATTTGATAAACAAATCGAGGCAATCGGGGCAATGGCGGATTATCAAGCCCTAGCAACCGATGAATCAGTTCTCGATGCACAAGGTGCCAACCTAGTCCCAGGCTTTATTGATGTACACACACATGGTGCCTATGGTTTTGACACAATGGATGGGGATGCTGATGAGATAGTTCAGATGGTCCGTGATGAAATTACTGAAGGTATCACATCTGTTTTTCCGACGACGATGACGCAAAGTGTGCCAAATATTGATCAAGCGATGCGAGCAATTAATCAAGCCGCTGCGGAAGAACCCGCTATTATGGGGGTTCATCTTGAAGGACCTTTCATTAACCCTCACTTTAAAGGGGCACAACCGGAGAAATATATTATCGCACCTAGTGTGGAAAAGGTAGCACGCTGGAATGAATTATCAGGTCAGCGCGTGCGACTAATTACCTATGCACCAGAACGTGCTGAGAATTTGTCTGAATTTGAGAACTATTTGAAGGCAAACAATATTATTGGCTCAGTTGGACATTCAGATGCAACTCGTGAATTCTTACAAACGCATTCAAAAGTGAAGCATGTAACGCACCTATATAATGCACAACGACCAATGAAGCATCGCGATCCAGGTGTTACTGGTCATGCCATGTTAGATGAAGACATGTATGCTGAAATGATTGTCGATGGCTTCCACATTGCACCAGATATGGTCAAAGTGGCTTGGCGGTTAAAAGGTGCACATCGGATCGATTTGATTACTGATTCAATGCGGGCGAAAGGCATTGGCGAAGGTATTTCAGAATTGGGCGGCCAAAAAGTTTGGGTAAAAGATGGACAAGCTCGACTTGAAGATGGCACATTAGCGGGGTCTGTTTTACAATTTAAACATGCCTTCTTAAATATGATGGCATTCACAGGGGCAACTGTGCAAGAAACGGTTCAAATGGCTTCGGTGAATCAGGCAAAGGAATTTGGTTTGACAAATAAAGGGACATTAGAGGTTGGTAAAGATGCAGATTTCAACCTGTTTGATGCGGCTTTAACTAATCTGGAGATGACTTATAGTCTTGGTCGTCAATTCAAACCATCTGATGCGGTAATTAAAAACTAG